The sequence GGTCTCGGTATGCCAGATCCGGACCGCCTTCTTGTCCTGGGCGTCCGCCTGGACGGCGGAGACGAGCAGGCCCACTGCCACGACCAGCCCGAGGATTCGAGTCGTGCGCGCCATGGATCGTCCTCCTTCGTGCTCGGCGACTGCGGCGTTCGCGGGGCTGGCGAAATCTTCCATTGGGCCTGCCGACGTTGTCAAGCGGCGGCGGATCACGGCGGCGATCAGGGCTTGAGACGGCGCAGCAGCGCCTCGATCACGTCGGCGATGAGCTGTCGCTCCCGCCCGAGCGTGGCGTGGCGCTCGCCCAGCTCCCGCAGCGCCCGGTCCTGCTCGGCGTGCTGCCGGGTCAGGGTCCGGTAGGCCAGGCGCAGCTCCTCGTGTTCGCGGCGCAGGCGCTCGTGGGCCTCGCGCAGGTCCTGGAGCAGGGGGCCGGGGTCGGCCCCGTCCGCGGGGACCGCGGTCTCGGCCCGATCCTCGCGACGGTCGTCCTGGTAGGCCCGGGCGAAGGCGCGCTGGAGTGAGGCCCGGGTGGACGTCACGACGTTGATCCGGTACCCGGTCGAGGCCGCCAGCTCCGCGACGATCGCGTCATCCGTCGGGTCGTCGATGGCCACCGTGATGCTGTTTCCGATCTCGGCGATCGGGACGACGTGGTGGGTCTCGGCGTAGCGCTTGTTGACGAGCTTGGTCAGGCCGCGGTGAATGGCGACCCGATCGAGGTCGAGGTACGGAACGTTGAGCTGCGTGCAGAGCGCCTGCTTCAGTTCCTCCTCGGAGACCAGGCCCAGCTCGAGCAGCGCGTCACCGAGGCGAAGCCCGCTCGACCGCTGGTGCTCCAGCGCGGCGTCGAGCTGGGCCTCGGCGAGACGGCCGGTGCGCACCAGGAGGTCCCCGAGCCGCGGGCGCTTCCGGTACTTGTCGAGGACGAAGTCGAGCTGCCGTTGCGTGATGAGGCCGCGATCGACGAGGATCTGGCCGACCGGGACGTGCTGCGGGAGCTCGGGCTGGGCCCGGAGCGCCTCTTCCAGCTGGGCCTCGCTCACGAGCCCCTCCTCGATCAGGAGGCGGCCGAGCGGGGCGTCGCCGGCCGCGCTCTCGTGACGGGCGGGAATTTCAGCCGTGGCCATGTCCGACACCTCGGTCCGCTGCGGGATACGGAAGATACTTTCAGGATAGCTCGGGGGGCCCGCGCCGTCCCAGGGAAATCGGGGCGGCGCCTCAGCCCTGTCCGCGGAGGACGGTGGCGGGCGCGTCGTGCCGGAGCTTCAGGTATTTCCGGTACGTGTAGTCGAAGGCGTACCGGCCGAGAACCCACCCCAGCGACCCATCCCGCCACCCGCCCTTCGCGACGTACCACTTCACGAAGGCCGCCACCGCCCGGAGATAGATCTCGAGCCAGCCCGCCGTCACCCCTCGCGCCCGGAGGTCGCGGGCGGCCAGGGCGGTGTACCGATCGAGCTTGGCGTACAGGTCGTCGACCGAGTCGCAGGAATAGTGGGCGATGGAGCCCGGCATCCGGGCCACCGACGCGAACCCCTTGGGGCTCTCGTGGACCGGGCGGCTCCCGCTCCCGAAGCCGCCACGATCCTTCCGCAACAGCCGGATCGGATAGTCCGGGCTCTTGATGGGATAGAACGCGTGCACCTCACGGTTCAGGAAGAACCAGCGCCGGCGGACACGGAAGGCATCGGGGCGCGTCTGCTCCAGCCGGAAGCCATTCCGCTTGAGGCGCTCGAGCCCGTGCACCAGCTCGGCGTCCGCCAGCTCGTCCGAGTCCAGGCACAGGACCCAGGGATGCCGGCACAGATCGAGGGCGAAGGCTCGCTGGGTGGAGAAGCTGTCGAGCTGCCGCACCGTGAAGCGGGCGCCGTGCCGGGCCGCGATGTCCCGCGTCGCGTCGTGACTCCCCGAGTCCACGATGACCAGGTCGTCGACGAGCTCGCGGACGGAGGTCAGGACCGCGTCGAGATGGCGCTCGCTGTTGTAGGTCAGGACGTACCAGGACAGGGGTTCCGCGCCGCTCACCCTATCCTCTCAGGCCAGGCGCTCGACGACACCGCGGCCCGGCGACATGCGCACGCGATCCCCGGTGGCCAGCACCGTGAAGGGGTCGGGCGCCACCCGGTGCATCACCGGGATGCCGGCCAGGACGAGTCCCTGGACCATCACCGGGTTGGTGCGCCCGAAGAGCAGGCCGGCCGGCGCCACTCCGCGCCGGGCCAGGGCAAGGAACGCCCAGCCCGCCGCCACCCCGCCCTGGACCGCCGGGAAGTAGACGATCTTGCCGGCCAGCGAGCGCCCTTCCAGGGCGTGGCCCGGCCGCGAGACCACACCCGTTTCCCGGTCCATGTCGTAGCGGATGCTGAAGGTGTCGCGGGAGAGCACGAGCTCTCCGGCGACGTCGGGTCCGAAGCCGGGCGGGGCGCAGAGGACGGCCGTCACCGCATCCGCCCTTCGGCCGGCAGGCGCCCGGTCACCGCCGCCTCCACGCAGACGGCGGTCGATCTCAAGATGGGGTGGAGCCGGTAGCCGCCGATGATGTTGGCGACCTTGGCGGAGTTGGTCAGGACGTTCTTCCATCCGAAGGCCGCCGCCATCCGCCCGGGCTCCATGATGTACCAGCACACCCCGGCCAGGACGTGACCGCCGGCTTCCTCGATCGCCCGGACGTAGCCGAGACGCGCCGCCGCCTCGCGATTCTGGAAGTTGGTGGTGACGATGAGGGCCGTGTTGGAGTGAACCGCGCGGCCGGCCAACCGCTCGGCGATCTCCGCGAGCTCGAACACCGACAGCTGGGGTCCGGAAAACACGACCACGTCGATCTCGGCGCGGTCCTCGGGATAGCTCCGGTAGAAGGCGTCGAGCTCGACGTCGCCCACGACGTGAGTCGCCTCGGGCGGCTTGCCCCGGAAGGCCTCCGCCCGGTCGCGGGCCTCCGGCGTCACGCCCACCATGTGATACATCGCGCACGACCCGTAGGAAGCGAGCGCGGCGCCGAAGTGCTTGAGCTCGTCGCCGCTCGGGCTCGCCCGCAGTCCCGTCACGACCGGGACCTTCCAGTAGTCGAGCGTGCGCCGGCCCACGATCCCGCCGAGCGCGCCCCAGTCCGCGTAATCCCGCGGCTCGCAGCGGACCTCGAACTGGAGGCTCCCTCCGCGCTGGGCGTCCAGATGGTAGCCGTAGGCCGGGGTGACGCCGGTGAGGCCGGCGCCCACCGCGGCCGGGCCGGCTTCGTAGTTGGTGCGCGCCCCGGCGACCGAGTTGGCCCACACCACCGTGCCGGTGTCGCCCCAGGCCAGATGCTCACCGAACTGAGGCTGGTAGACGGTCTGGTAGTTGATGCAGGTGTCCACCTGGAGAGCGCCGAGCGCGCGCAGGTTCGCGCAGAGCCGCCCCTCGGCCGCCACCAGCTCCGGGCGCTGGCGCACCGCCGCGGCGCGCTCGAAGTCGACGCAGCGCGCGTTGGTCGTCACCGGCACCGCGAAGCGGGCGCCCTGCTTGACGAGGCCCTCGATGAAGGCGAACCCGGCCTCGTCCATGACTTCCATGTCGCCCATCATGTGAACGTTCCGGACGGAGACGAAGCGCTCCGCGCCGAAGAACTCGCCCACGGCGATCTGCTGCTCGATGGCGGCGCGCACCGCCTCGCCCAGCCCGCCGTCCCGCATCCGCCGTTCGCGCTCGGTCAGCCGCACCGGTCACTCCTCTCGGACCAGCTCAGTCGACGGGGACGGGCGGGCCGGGCGAGCGCCTCAGGTCTCGCAGAATCGGTCGATCAGGTCCCCGATCCAGCCGCGGGTCTCCTCGATCAAGTCCTCTCCGACGGCCGCGTCGTGCGCGCTCCCCTCCCCCTTTTCGATCTGGTGGATCAGCCGCTCTTCCACGGCGCGCAGGAAGACGCGCAGGTCCTCCCGGGACACCGGCCCGTAGTCGCCGCTCCCCGCCCGGTCGACGAACGCCTCCAGGCCGATCGGCTCCTCGTCAGTCTGGAGTTCCCAGTAGATCTCGGACAGACGGTCCATCCGGCGCCATCTTAGCCCCCGCGGCGCAAGCGCGGCAATCCCCCGCTGGAGCGCGGCGGCGGTCCGGGCTTGACTTCGAAATGGCGGGATATATGGTCTAGAGCCATGGATCCCCCGACGTTGCTCGACGAAGCTCGGCAAGCGTTCGACGACACGGTCCGCCTGCGCCGCCGCATCCACCGCCATCCCGAGGTCGGCCTGCACCTGCCGGGCACGCAGCAGGCAGTGCTCGAGGCGCTGGCCGGGCTGCGCCTCGACGCGCGCCCCGGCGAGCGACTCTCGTCGGTCGTGGCAGTCCTCGACGGCGCCTCCCCGGGGCCCACGATCCTGTTGCGAGCCGACATGGATGCGCTCCCGATCCTCGAGTCCACCGGCCTCGCGTTCGCGTCGGAGGTCGACGGCGTCATGCACGCCTGCGGTCACGACGCTCATGTGGCCATGCTCCTGGGTGCGGCCCGGCTGCTCGCCACCCATCGCGATCAATTGGCCGGGCGCGTGCTCTTCGCGTTCCAGCCGGGCGAGGAAGGCTACGCGGGCGCCAAGTTGATGATCGAGGAAGGCCTGCTGGAGCGGGATGGCACCCCGACCGCGGCGTTCGCGCTCCATGTCTCCCCCACCGACCCGCCGGGCGAGATCTCCACGCGGCCCGGACCGCTGATGGCCTCCGGAAGCGGACTCGAGATCGTCGTGCGCGGTCGTGGGGGGCACGCCTCCGAGCCCCACGATTGCCTCGACCCCATCCCGATCGCCTGCGAAATCGTCCAGGCACTGCAGGCCTATGTCACCCGGCGGGTCAACGTGTTCGACCCCGCCGTCGTCACGATCACCCGGATCGAGGCGGGCACGACGGGGAACGCGATCCCCGGGGCCGCCAGCCTGCTCGGCACGATCCGCACCGTCTCGGAGGACACCCGGACCCGGCTCTTCGATGGGGTGCGTCGCCTGGCCGAGGGCATCGCCCTCGCCCACGGGGCCGAGGCGGAGGTCAGGCTGCGCACAGGATATCCGGTCCTCGTCAACGACGTCGAGGTGACCGACATCGTGGCCGAGGTCGCCCGTCATCTGCTGGGGCCCGACCGGGTCAAGATCTTGCCGGCTCCGGTGATGCCGAGCGAAGACTTTTCGTACATCCTCCAGCGCGTCCCCGGCGCGATGGTCTTCCTGGGGGCGCGGCCCGATCGAGAGGCGCCCGCGGCTCCCGTTCACTCCAGCCTCATGATCCTCGATGAAGCCGCGATGATCGCGGGGAGCGCCCTTCACGCGGCCGTGGCGCTCCGGTTCCTCGATCCGGACCGGGCAAGGCGCTGACGACTTTCACCCGGGCCTAGCCAGAGCGCTTCGCGTGGGCGATGGTCGCGCCAAGCGAACCCGCGCCCGCAATGGACCAGCAGCCGGCGGGCGAGCCGTGGCCTCCCGACGGTTCGGGACGTCGGTCGGGTGGGACGGTGAAGCCGGATCAGGTTCAGGCGAGGGCAAGCGGGCTGTGACGCTGCGCCCGGCGGCTTCGCCGGGCAGCCGCGCCCCGGGCTACGCCGCGCGCGTCGAGCGCTGGCGGGGCTCCCGGCCGAAGACCTTTCGCAGCTCGTCCCTCGCCGCCTCGAGCCGCCGGCGGTCCTGGCCGGAGAGGTTCCGGCCGGTGCGATTGATGTACAGGTTCAGCATGGACATGGCGGATTGGAACTTCGTGCCCTTGGTGCGGCGGCTCTTGAGAACCGAGGCCTTCAACGCCCGCGCGATCCCCCGGGGCGACCGTTTGAAGATCCCGGCCGGAAGATCCATCGCGTTCGAGGTCTCCCGCACTCGCTGGACCCAGCTCCGGCCGGCCGCCTTCCGCTTCGTCCGCTTGGCTCGTGTCACGCGGGCACCTCCCTCCTCACGAGCCGAGTCCGGGCCGGGGTGGCCGCGGCCCCTCAGGAGGCGGGCTCGGCGGCCGCCGGTGACCGTGCAGGATCCGCTGGAGCGCGGCCACGAGGTCGGCCTCCGCGATGGGCTTGGCCAGGTGGCCTGCGAACCCTTCCGTCCACGTGCGGGCGTAGTCGCGATCGGCCGAGAGCGCGGTGAGGGCGATGACGGGAATGTGCGCCCAGCTCGGGTTGAGCCGCATCCGCTGGACAAACGTGAAGCCGTCCATGACGGGCATCATGAGGTCGAGGAGGATCGCGTGGGGACGCGTCTGCTCGAGGACATCGAGCGCCTGCCGGCCGTGCTCGGCGAGAAGGACCCGCGCGCCGAGGCTGGTCAGCATGCGTCGCAGGAGCTCGCGGCTGTCGGCGTTGTCCTCGACGACCAGGAGGGTGAGCGCCTTGAGGGGCCGCCGCGCCGGGCTCGGCTGCGCGCTTGGCTTGGTTTCGCGACGCCGATGCGTCGCCTGATCCGGGCGGAGTCGGAACCGACGCCGGCCGGGGCCGGCGTGGAGGATCAGGGCGCGCGCGAACATCAGCCTTCCTCCGCCCTCCCGCCCGCGAAGCTGTCGGCGTCGTTACGAGTGCCGTTGATTAATCGCTAACAGCTTTGAGGCTGACCGTCAAGAGGGGCGCTTGGCGGCAACGGAGGGGCGCTTTCGCGAGCGCTTCTTGATCGTCCCGCGGGATTTCCGCGCCGGCGGGGACACCGGACAGTGGACGTGCTCAGGACCGGCGTCGCCCCGCACGTACCCCGTGCCGGCGGCGATGGGTCGGGCACATCGCGAACACGTAAGCTTCTCGTCCATCACGCTCAGGGTACTTCGGCTCATCGCCCGACCCTTCCACGACCGGCCGAAGTCCGCTCACTTCCATCGCAAGGCCGATACCAAATCGGATCCATATGACTCTCAGATAGGAGCAGGGATGATGCCAAAAAAGGGTGAGGTGAAGTGTGACGCGACGTTAAGGCGATGAGGCGGACTCGCACGCCGTCTAGGGGTCGATCAGATCCTGGCCGTCGCGAACCGCCGGTGGCGAGATCCTGACCGCCATCGGCCCTGCCGGTGCGTCGCGCCGTCTCTCGAATTGACGGCGCGCGGCGGCTCGCCATCGCCGCCGCAACTATCGGCCCGGCCGCGCGACAGCCTCCCAGAGGAGCTCGGCCGGGTGCTGCGCCTGACGCCCCGTCGTGTGCTCGATCTGCTGCCGGCAGGAAATCCCGGGAGCGCACACGAAGGCCTCGGTCCCTGCCGCCTTGACCGCCGGCACGAGCCGCCGCCCGGCGATCGCGAGCGACAGATCGTAGTGCTCGGCCTCGAACCCGAACGAGCCCGCCATGCCGCAGCAGCCGGCATCCACTTCGGTCACCGCGTATCCCGCCGCCTTCAGCACGGCCACGGTGGGGGCGGTGCCGACGAGCGCCTTCTGGTGGCAGTGGCCATGGAGCACCGCGGCCCGGCCATTGGCGCTCGCGTCGGCGAACGCGGGCTTCCGCCCGGAAGCCCACTCCCGCTGGAGGAACTCCTCGAGCAGGAGGCTCTGCCCGGCGACCAGCCGCGCGTCGGCCGACCGGAGGAGATCCACGTACTCGTCGCGGAGGGTCAGGAGGCACGATGGCTCCAGGCCGACGATCGGGAGCCCCTGGCGCGCGAATCCGGCGAGCCGCCCGACGTTGTAGGCGGCGAGATCCCGCGCGCCGGCCAGCAGGCCCTTGGAGATCATCGGACGCCCGCAGCAGCGCCGGTCCGGGAGGACGACGCGGTACCCGCTCGCCTCCAGGAACCGCGTGGCGGCGATCGCCACGCCCGGGGTCTGGTAGGTATTGAAGGTGTCGGGAAAGAGGACCACGGCGCCCCGCTCCCCCGTCTTCTCGGGTCGGTGGCGGGCGAACCACGTGGTGAACGGCGTCCGGGCGAACGCCGGCAGCGGCCGCCGCCGGTCGATGCCGGCCAGGCGCTCCAGCAGCCAGCGGGCGGGGAGCGAGCGCGCGACCCAGTTCGACACCGGGGCCAGGGCCGACCCGGCGCGAGCGAGGCCGTGGATGTGCCCGAAGAGGCGGTTCCGGAGCGGAAGGCCGTGCCGGCGGTAATAGTGCGCGAGGAATTCGTACTTGAGCTTCGCCATGTCGACGTTGGCGGGGCACTCGGCCTTGCACGCCTTGCACTCGAGGCAGAGGTCCAGCACCTCGTAGAGCCGCCGGCCGGTGAAGTCGGCGGCCGGCACTTTCCCGGAGAGCACGGCCCGAAGGGCGTTGGCCCGACCCCGAGTGGAGTGCTCCTCGTCGAGCGTCGCCATGTACGAGGGGCACATGGTCCCTTCGAGCTTCTTGCGGCAGACCCCGATGCCATTGCACATCTCGACGGCGGCCGCGAAGCCGCCCTGGGCCGAGAAGTCGAGGAGCGTCTCGGGCTCCCAGGTCCGGTAGGCCGGGCCGTAACGGAGGTGCTCCGTCATGGGCGGGGCGTCGACGATGTTGCCCGGGTTCAGGAGGCCCTTGGGGTCGAAGGCCCGCTTCACCTGGCGGAAGGCGTCGTAGAGCCGGGGGCCGTAGAGCCGCTCGTTGAAGGGGCTGCGGGCGCGCCCGTCCCCGTGCTCTCCCGAGAGCGCGCCGCCGAACTCGAGGACGAGCGCCGTGATCTCGTCGGCGATCGCCTGCGTCTTCCGGATCTCGGCCGCGTCCTTCAGGTTGATGAGCGGACGAATGTGCAGGCAGCCGACGGAGCAGTGCCCGTAGTAGCCGGCGGCGGCGTCGTGACGGGCCAGGATCTGCCGGAAGCGCGCGATGAAGGCCGGCAGCTTGACCGGGTCGACCGCGGTGTCCTCGACGAAGGCGATCGGCTTCTTGTCGCCCTTGAGCCCGAGGAGGAGCCCGAGGCCCGCCTTCCGAAGCTTCCAGATCGACTGCTGGGCAGCCGGCTCGAAGGCGAGGTGGGCGGCGTACCCGATCCGCTTCCGCGCCCGCAGCGCCTCCAGAGCCTCGACCTTCGCCCGGACCTCTGCTTCGCTGTCCGCCGCGTACTCGACGAGCATGATCGCCTGGGGGTCACCCTGGACGAAACCCATCCGCTGCCGCTGCTCGATGTTCTGACGGGCAAGATCGAGGATGAGCTTGTCGGTGAGCTCGACCGCGTAGGGGCCCGTCGTCAGGATGTCCTGGGACGACTCCAGAGCCTCCTCCAGGCTCGCGTAATGGATGACGTCGAGCGCGGTGTGCTTCGGCTTGGGGACGAGCCGCACCTTGAGCTCGACCACCACGACCAGCGTCCCTTCCGAGCCGACCGCGAGCCGCTGGAGGCCGAACGGCCGAGGCGTCCCGTTCTTCGGCACGAATTCGTCGAGATTGTAGCCGGAGACGCGACGGAGGATCTTCGGGTAGCGCGCCCGGATCTCCTCCGCGTGCTGGGCCGTGAGCCGCCGAACCTCGCGGTAGATCGACCCCTCGAGCCCGTCGGCGCGGCACTTCGCCTCGAGCTCGGCCGGGGCGAGGTCGCGCAGCACCACCTCGGAGCCGTCGGCCAGCAGGCAGCGGAGCTCGAGCACGTGGTCGATGGTCTTCCCGTAGGCAATCGAGTGAGAGCCGGCCGAGTTGTTGCCGCTCATCCCGCCGAGGGTGGCCCGGTTCGAGGTCGAGGTGTCGGGGCCGAACAGGAGCCCCAGGGGGCGGACGTGGGCGTTCAGCTCGTCCTGGACGAGCCCCGGCTGGACGCGGCACCAGAGCTCCTCCCGATTCACCTCGAGGACACGGCTCATGAACTTCGAGAAATCGAGGACGACCGCGTGGTTGACCGCCTGCCCGGCCAGGCTCGTCCCGCCCCCGCGCGGGAGCACCGGGACGTTGTAGCGGTTGGCGAGCTCGAGGACCGCGTGGACGTCGGCGGCCGACCGGGGCAGTACCACCCCGATCGGTTCGACCTGATACATCGACGCGTCGGTCGCGTACAGCAGGCGGGAGTAGTCGTCGAAGCGGACCTCGCCGGCGACGACCTTCCGGAGCTCGCGCTCGAGGTCGCTTCCCGCCTTGCCGTTCGCCGGGCCGGGAGGGTTCATCAAT is a genomic window of Candidatus Methylomirabilota bacterium containing:
- a CDS encoding glycosyltransferase family 2 protein gives rise to the protein MSGAEPLSWYVLTYNSERHLDAVLTSVRELVDDLVIVDSGSHDATRDIAARHGARFTVRQLDSFSTQRAFALDLCRHPWVLCLDSDELADAELVHGLERLKRNGFRLEQTRPDAFRVRRRWFFLNREVHAFYPIKSPDYPIRLLRKDRGGFGSGSRPVHESPKGFASVARMPGSIAHYSCDSVDDLYAKLDRYTALAARDLRARGVTAGWLEIYLRAVAAFVKWYVAKGGWRDGSLGWVLGRYAFDYTYRKYLKLRHDAPATVLRGQG
- a CDS encoding DUF126 domain-containing protein, producing MTAVLCAPPGFGPDVAGELVLSRDTFSIRYDMDRETGVVSRPGHALEGRSLAGKIVYFPAVQGGVAAGWAFLALARRGVAPAGLLFGRTNPVMVQGLVLAGIPVMHRVAPDPFTVLATGDRVRMSPGRGVVERLA
- a CDS encoding aconitase X catalytic domain-containing protein; amino-acid sequence: MRLTERERRMRDGGLGEAVRAAIEQQIAVGEFFGAERFVSVRNVHMMGDMEVMDEAGFAFIEGLVKQGARFAVPVTTNARCVDFERAAAVRQRPELVAAEGRLCANLRALGALQVDTCINYQTVYQPQFGEHLAWGDTGTVVWANSVAGARTNYEAGPAAVGAGLTGVTPAYGYHLDAQRGGSLQFEVRCEPRDYADWGALGGIVGRRTLDYWKVPVVTGLRASPSGDELKHFGAALASYGSCAMYHMVGVTPEARDRAEAFRGKPPEATHVVGDVELDAFYRSYPEDRAEIDVVVFSGPQLSVFELAEIAERLAGRAVHSNTALIVTTNFQNREAAARLGYVRAIEEAGGHVLAGVCWYIMEPGRMAAAFGWKNVLTNSAKVANIIGGYRLHPILRSTAVCVEAAVTGRLPAEGRMR
- a CDS encoding M20 family metallopeptidase: MDPPTLLDEARQAFDDTVRLRRRIHRHPEVGLHLPGTQQAVLEALAGLRLDARPGERLSSVVAVLDGASPGPTILLRADMDALPILESTGLAFASEVDGVMHACGHDAHVAMLLGAARLLATHRDQLAGRVLFAFQPGEEGYAGAKLMIEEGLLERDGTPTAAFALHVSPTDPPGEISTRPGPLMASGSGLEIVVRGRGGHASEPHDCLDPIPIACEIVQALQAYVTRRVNVFDPAVVTITRIEAGTTGNAIPGAASLLGTIRTVSEDTRTRLFDGVRRLAEGIALAHGAEAEVRLRTGYPVLVNDVEVTDIVAEVARHLLGPDRVKILPAPVMPSEDFSYILQRVPGAMVFLGARPDREAPAAPVHSSLMILDEAAMIAGSALHAAVALRFLDPDRARR
- a CDS encoding DUF3175 domain-containing protein; amino-acid sequence: MTRAKRTKRKAAGRSWVQRVRETSNAMDLPAGIFKRSPRGIARALKASVLKSRRTKGTKFQSAMSMLNLYINRTGRNLSGQDRRRLEAARDELRKVFGREPRQRSTRAA
- a CDS encoding response regulator, with amino-acid sequence MFARALILHAGPGRRRFRLRPDQATHRRRETKPSAQPSPARRPLKALTLLVVEDNADSRELLRRMLTSLGARVLLAEHGRQALDVLEQTRPHAILLDLMMPVMDGFTFVQRMRLNPSWAHIPVIALTALSADRDYARTWTEGFAGHLAKPIAEADLVAALQRILHGHRRPPSPPPEGPRPPRPGLGS
- a CDS encoding FAD-linked oxidase C-terminal domain-containing protein, giving the protein MNPPGPANGKAGSDLERELRKVVAGEVRFDDYSRLLYATDASMYQVEPIGVVLPRSAADVHAVLELANRYNVPVLPRGGGTSLAGQAVNHAVVLDFSKFMSRVLEVNREELWCRVQPGLVQDELNAHVRPLGLLFGPDTSTSNRATLGGMSGNNSAGSHSIAYGKTIDHVLELRCLLADGSEVVLRDLAPAELEAKCRADGLEGSIYREVRRLTAQHAEEIRARYPKILRRVSGYNLDEFVPKNGTPRPFGLQRLAVGSEGTLVVVVELKVRLVPKPKHTALDVIHYASLEEALESSQDILTTGPYAVELTDKLILDLARQNIEQRQRMGFVQGDPQAIMLVEYAADSEAEVRAKVEALEALRARKRIGYAAHLAFEPAAQQSIWKLRKAGLGLLLGLKGDKKPIAFVEDTAVDPVKLPAFIARFRQILARHDAAAGYYGHCSVGCLHIRPLINLKDAAEIRKTQAIADEITALVLEFGGALSGEHGDGRARSPFNERLYGPRLYDAFRQVKRAFDPKGLLNPGNIVDAPPMTEHLRYGPAYRTWEPETLLDFSAQGGFAAAVEMCNGIGVCRKKLEGTMCPSYMATLDEEHSTRGRANALRAVLSGKVPAADFTGRRLYEVLDLCLECKACKAECPANVDMAKLKYEFLAHYYRRHGLPLRNRLFGHIHGLARAGSALAPVSNWVARSLPARWLLERLAGIDRRRPLPAFARTPFTTWFARHRPEKTGERGAVVLFPDTFNTYQTPGVAIAATRFLEASGYRVVLPDRRCCGRPMISKGLLAGARDLAAYNVGRLAGFARQGLPIVGLEPSCLLTLRDEYVDLLRSADARLVAGQSLLLEEFLQREWASGRKPAFADASANGRAAVLHGHCHQKALVGTAPTVAVLKAAGYAVTEVDAGCCGMAGSFGFEAEHYDLSLAIAGRRLVPAVKAAGTEAFVCAPGISCRQQIEHTTGRQAQHPAELLWEAVARPGR